A genomic region of Candidatus Zixiibacteriota bacterium contains the following coding sequences:
- the uvrB gene encoding excinuclease ABC subunit UvrB: protein MSEFQLVSNFEPKGDQPEAIDRLVQGLRQGQKHQTLLGVTGSGKTFTMANVISRYNRPTLILSHNKTLAAQLYGEMKAFFPNNAVEFFISYYDYYQPEAYIPTTDTYIEKDTSMNDDIDRLRLRATASLLERKDVVIVSSVSCIYGLGSPKDYKELLLFLEIGQEVDRDEMIRQLINIHYNRNDIDFSRGNFRVRGDTIELIPAYQEYALRIEFYGDEVERLTTFNPVTGEIYDNRPRVAIYPAKHFVTTQPQLEKAIVSIKDELKQRLEQFQAADKLLEAQRIDSRTSYDIEMMREIGYCSGIENYSRHLTGRQPGERPYTLIDFFPDDFLTIIDESHQSLPQVRGMFAGDRSRKETLVGHGFRLPSALDNRPLFFEEFDSLQKHIIYVSATPADYEIEKSDGVVVEQVIRPTGLIDPEIEIRPVTNQVDDLLDEIRRRVAAKERVLVTTLTKRMSEDLTDYLVKLNVRAHYLHSEIDTIDRTELIRNLRLAKFDVLVGINLLREGLDLPEVSLVAILDADKEGFLRSAQALIQTSGRAARNAAGKVIYYADVITNSIKRAMAETERRRQKQLEYNEEHGITPESIRKTKEEILQATSFADSKTAIDEDIEKPDFFASMGYEDQVTFLSKAMRKAAENLEFESAARLRDEIISLKEKLKKAK, encoded by the coding sequence ATGAGCGAATTTCAACTGGTATCGAATTTCGAACCCAAAGGCGATCAGCCGGAGGCCATTGACCGACTTGTTCAGGGCCTCCGGCAGGGACAAAAGCATCAAACTCTTCTCGGTGTCACCGGTTCGGGTAAAACTTTTACGATGGCCAACGTCATCTCCCGTTACAATCGCCCAACCTTGATTTTATCTCATAACAAAACTTTAGCGGCGCAGCTTTACGGAGAAATGAAAGCTTTTTTTCCGAATAACGCCGTCGAATTTTTTATCAGCTACTATGATTACTATCAGCCCGAAGCGTACATCCCGACAACAGATACTTATATTGAAAAAGATACTTCCATGAACGACGATATCGACCGTCTTCGTCTGCGGGCGACGGCGTCGCTTCTGGAACGAAAAGATGTCGTTATCGTCTCCTCAGTATCCTGTATCTATGGTTTGGGCTCACCCAAAGATTATAAAGAACTTCTCCTTTTTCTTGAAATCGGTCAGGAAGTCGATCGCGATGAGATGATTCGGCAGCTTATCAATATTCATTATAATCGCAATGATATTGATTTTTCGCGCGGAAATTTCCGGGTCCGGGGTGATACTATTGAGTTGATACCGGCCTATCAGGAATATGCCCTCAGGATAGAATTTTATGGCGATGAAGTCGAACGGCTGACGACGTTCAATCCCGTTACCGGCGAAATTTACGATAATCGTCCCCGCGTCGCGATTTATCCGGCCAAACATTTTGTGACGACTCAGCCTCAACTCGAAAAAGCGATTGTCTCGATCAAAGACGAATTGAAACAGCGACTCGAACAATTCCAGGCGGCTGATAAACTCCTCGAAGCCCAGCGAATCGATTCGCGAACCAGCTATGATATCGAGATGATGCGCGAGATCGGATATTGTTCCGGTATCGAAAATTACAGCCGGCACCTGACCGGCCGTCAGCCGGGGGAACGGCCTTATACCCTGATTGATTTTTTCCCCGATGATTTTCTAACTATCATTGACGAATCGCATCAATCGCTGCCACAGGTGCGGGGGATGTTTGCCGGCGACCGCTCGCGCAAAGAAACATTGGTCGGGCACGGTTTCCGTCTTCCTTCGGCTTTGGATAATCGGCCGCTGTTCTTTGAGGAATTCGACTCTCTTCAAAAACACATCATTTATGTTTCAGCCACTCCCGCCGATTACGAGATCGAAAAATCGGACGGTGTCGTCGTGGAACAAGTGATTCGTCCGACCGGACTGATTGATCCCGAAATTGAAATTCGGCCGGTCACAAATCAAGTCGATGATCTCCTCGATGAAATTCGCCGGCGCGTTGCCGCCAAAGAACGGGTGCTGGTGACGACTCTAACTAAACGGATGTCTGAAGACCTAACCGATTACCTGGTCAAACTCAATGTCAGAGCCCATTACCTCCATAGCGAAATCGACACGATTGACCGAACCGAACTTATTCGCAATCTGCGCCTGGCTAAATTCGATGTCCTGGTGGGTATCAATCTCCTGCGCGAAGGGCTTGACCTGCCCGAAGTATCGCTCGTGGCCATTCTCGACGCCGACAAGGAAGGATTTCTTCGTTCGGCCCAGGCACTGATTCAGACTTCCGGACGAGCGGCTCGCAACGCCGCAGGGAAAGTTATCTATTATGCCGACGTGATTACAAATTCGATCAAACGAGCCATGGCCGAAACCGAACGGCGGCGTCAAAAACAACTTGAGTATAACGAAGAGCATGGCATCACACCTGAGTCGATTCGCAAAACCAAAGAAGAAATTTTGCAGGCGACATCGTTTGCCGATTCCAAGACGGCCATTGATGAAGATATCGAAAAACCGGATTTCTTCGCCTCAATGGGATATGAAGATCAGGTTACGTTCCTGTCCAAAGCGATGCGCAAAGCGGCCGAAAACCTCGAATTCGAATCCGCCGCCCGCCTCCGCGATGAGATAATCAGCCTCAAAGAAAAGTTGAAAAAGGCGAAGTAG